In a genomic window of Halobiforma lacisalsi AJ5:
- a CDS encoding GNAT family N-acetyltransferase gives MEYEILGWPTDGPTLRLDHERFSYAGKFVMSNTGKAVAREADEAERGTETGGIVAALAFNEDRTDEGTLWLRYVTVALDRRGEGIGPRLCRLVRDRALERGYERLRIAVNNPFAYEALYRAGFGYTGETTGIAELVLEYPRPTGDGGSDPIERYRAGLEEFRDRDLSVEEEAFLEDRAEGEPPAADRTES, from the coding sequence CTGGAGTACGAGATACTCGGCTGGCCGACGGACGGACCGACGCTCCGGCTCGATCACGAGCGGTTCAGCTACGCCGGCAAGTTCGTCATGTCGAACACGGGGAAGGCAGTCGCCCGCGAGGCCGACGAAGCCGAACGGGGAACGGAAACGGGGGGCATCGTCGCCGCCCTCGCGTTCAACGAGGATCGAACCGACGAGGGCACGCTGTGGCTGCGCTACGTCACCGTCGCGCTCGACCGCCGCGGCGAGGGGATCGGACCGCGGCTCTGTCGGCTCGTCCGGGACCGCGCGCTCGAGCGCGGCTACGAGCGACTCCGGATCGCGGTCAACAACCCCTTCGCCTACGAGGCGCTGTACCGCGCCGGATTCGGCTACACCGGGGAGACGACGGGGATCGCGGAACTGGTACTCGAGTATCCGCGGCCGACGGGCGATGGCGGGTCGGACCCCATCGAACGCTATCGGGCGGGACTCGAGGAGTTTCGCGATCGCGACCTCTCGGTCGAGGAGGAGGCGTTCCTCGAGGACCGAGCCGAAGGCGAACCACCCGCGGCGGATCGAACGGAATCGTAG